The following are encoded together in the Vicia villosa cultivar HV-30 ecotype Madison, WI unplaced genomic scaffold, Vvil1.0 ctg.001063F_1_1, whole genome shotgun sequence genome:
- the LOC131633031 gene encoding class V chitinase-like: MFSKHFSFFLVLLFFLYLTSHSFAADTTSWVKAGYYYSGSEISASEIKSTLFTHLLCAFAFINSTNYNIFINSSEQHKFSTFTSTVKLQNPSLITLLSIYGDPENSTTFNSMVNLSSYRKSFIDSSIKTARKYEFQGIDLSGVSPKQGKELANFATLLKEWRIAITSEARNTKKMELVLVMAGYYLKASDSFSYPFESMQKNLDWVHFVAYDYHLPEKDSVTGFHAALYGSSGWENTDAGIKEWRKRGFSSNKLVIGLPYHGYAWKLVEQGEGGVGKPASGPAITKDGSMAYKWIKSYIKSFGDGVVSSYNDTVIVNYFTVASSAWVNFDDVEAIKEKVSYAKKNGLLGYNVFQVGNDDNWVLSMAAGKFFLTLF; the protein is encoded by the coding sequence TCCGGCAGTGAAATTTCAGCTTCAGAAATTAAATCAACACTTTTCACACACCTCTTATGTGCTTTTGCTTTTATAAACTCCACAAACTATAACATCTTCATAAACTCTTCTGAACAACACAAGTTCTCCACCTTCACCAGCACAGTAAAGCTCCAAAACCCATCTCTTATAACTCTTCTATCAATCTATGGTGACCCAGAAAATTCTACAACTTTCAACTCAATGGTAAACCTATCTTCTTACAGAAAATCTTTCATTGATTCTTCCATAAAAACTGCAAGAAAATATGAGTTTCAAGGCATAGACCTATCTGGAGTCTCACCAAAGCAAGGTAAAGAGCTTGCGAATTTCGCAACCCTTTTGAAAGAGTGGCGAATCGCGATAACTTCTGAGGCAAGAAACACTAAAAAGATGGAATTAGTGTTGGTGATGGCAGGTTATTATCTCAAAGCTTCAGATTCATTTAGTTACCCTTTTGAATCAATGCAGAAGAATTTGGATTGGGTTCATTTTGTTGCATATGATTACCATCTTCCTGAAAAGGACAGTGTCACAGGTTTTCATGCAGCTTTATATGGTTCATCTGGTTGGGAAAACACTGATGCTGGCATCAAAGAGTGGAGAAAGAGAGGATTTTCTTCTAACAAACTAGTAATTGGTTTACCTTATCATGGATATGCATGGAAACTTGTGGAACAAGGTGAAGGTGGTGTTGGAAAACCAGCTTCTGGTCCTGCTATTACTAAGGATGGTTCTATGGCTTATAAGTGGATAAAAAGTTACATTAAAAGCTTTGGAGATGGAGTAGTTTCAAGCTATAATGATACTGTTATAGTGAATTATTTCACTGTTGCTTCCAGTGCttgggttaattttgatgatgtaGAAGCTATTAAAGAAAAAGTTTCTTATGCAAAGAAAAATGGATTACTTGGTTACAATGTTTTCCAAGTTGGGAATGATGACAATTGGGTCCTTTCAATGGCAGCAGGTAAATTTTTTCTAACCCTTTTTTGA
- the LOC131633035 gene encoding cysteine-rich receptor-like protein kinase 10, protein MAAALLLGTIFCYYYYHYYQRTITIITKMIYKLKIYLSSAEEDVDEDSYDLIVFGYLTIKVATNNFSKENKLGEGGFGTVYKGKLRKGHEIAVKRLSKTSNQGLEEFKNEITLTARLQHVNLVRLFGYCTKRNEKLLVYEYLPNKSLDHFLFDPRKSSFLDWKKRVNIIEGITQGLLYLQEYSNFTIIHRDLKASNVLLDHQMNPKISDFGLARIFEKNELEANTSRIVGTYGCVPPEYVRKGIYSPKYEVYSFGVLLLQIISGKRSSHYYSPDENMNLLEYAYELWMDGRGVDFLDPSLDDSTSHCKIMRCMQVGLLCVQENSADRPSMLEVDTLLKNEGTPVGTPNMPAFSMKKHEDDKGDSSTSRLKFSSINDVTISQMVPR, encoded by the exons ATGGCTGCTGCTCTTCTCTTGGGAACAATATTTTGTTACTACTACTACCACTACTACCAAA GAACCATAACCATTATTACAAAAATGATATACAAGTTGAAGATATATTTATCCTCGGCTGAAGAAGATGTTGATGAAGATTCTTATGACTTGATAGTATTTGGTTATCTCACAATTAAAGTAGCAACAAATAacttctcaaaagaaaataagcttGGAGAAGGTGGATTTGGTACAGTGTACAAG GGAAAATTACGCAAAGGACATGAAATAGCTGTCAAAAGACTCTCAAAAACCTCAAATCAAGGACTTGAAGAGTTCAAAAATGAGATTACGCTCACCGCAAGACTACAACATGTAAATTTAGTTAGACTTTTTGGTTACTGCACAAAAAGGAATGAGAAGCTTCTTGTCTATGAATAcctcccaaataaaagcttagaTCATTTTCTCTTTG ATCCAAGGAAATCAAGTTTTCTAGATTGGAAGAAACGCGTGAATATCATTGAAGGGATTACTCAAGGCCTTCTGTATCTCCAAGAGTACTCAAATTTTACTATAATCCATCGAGATCTTAAAGCTAGTAATGTTTTGTTAGACCATCAGATGAATCCTAAGATATCTGATTTTGGACTAGCtagaatttttgaaaagaatgaacttgaaGCAAATACAAGTAGGATTGTGGGAACATA TGGGTGTGTACCTCCCGAGTATGTCAGAAAAGGCATATACTCACCCAAGTATGAAGTTTATAGTTTTGGAGTCCTTCTTTTGCAAATCATAAGTGGGAAGAGATCTTCACATTATTACAGCCCAGATGAAAATATGAATCTTTTAGAATAT GCATATGAGCTATGGATGGATGGAAGGGGTGTGGATTTTTTGGACCCTTCATTGGATGATTCAACATCTCATTGTAAAATCATGAGATGCATGCAGGTGGGTCTTTTGTGTGTTCAAGAGAACTCAGCAGATAGACCTTCCATGCTAGAAGTTGATACACTGCTCAAGAATGAAGGTACACCTGTTGGTACTCCCAACATGCCCGCTTTTTCGATGAAAAAACACGAAGATGACAAGGGAGATTCATCTACGTCAAGGTTGAAATTTTCTTCAATCAATGATGTTACAATTTCTCAGATGGTACCAAGATAA